The Triticum aestivum cultivar Chinese Spring chromosome 7B, IWGSC CS RefSeq v2.1, whole genome shotgun sequence genome window below encodes:
- the LOC123155940 gene encoding uncharacterized protein isoform X2, with protein sequence MASSQHVEVEAAKLLQKLILESKDEPAKLATKLYVICQHMKLSGKEQSLPYQVISRAMETVVSQHGIDMDALRSSRVPFAGGPQAVDSSGLMSKDKEVIGGQSSMVGSDASQSSGQAALWHLPPGSADMARPGVYIPGRVPAGQNRGDVTGSDIHQGSMSQKSGRSSGVESPASLQMEDTRSMNSHDSLKSDEKTSKKASSSKRKRMDSKAAGDMQSEENSKSDGISSGQNIRKRKQVGKAGAQGQPSRGAEPEQSHILQGATAQVPPLPGGASFFRAHQEGPPASAGRTIDNTKPSNPFAMSQVSNFAEGLASGSIPTELQKSILGGTNMFNTGFGWNQSSQGSAIKNTQGSVANLMRPGVNVEGKINVGSQGAFNPTPTSQMDFPKIPPYMSSSFGGGSQFLDKGKDSASGNTGTELHSAAKVGVNMGIVHGSPIQERQNITRAPQRAESSLQEARLSSLPNRNVGPYQTSHISPNTPFKEQQLKQLRAQCLVFLAFRNNMQPRKVHLEIALGGGPTAEGGGAGQGGNESRVADGSVRENGNSQENSAIFGSQSDMSRLPSTSAGSIAEADSSLKDSEIKKKINIAEHEKSSMEIENIQQAVMQGTGSSSEMRSQEIASPVPSGPQQSYFQGDKRRNAPETYRTDAENLNRNLSFGGQGPSSLGGNRQHPNFEAGVLTKDRLQDEASKESYPPSRLHHMPIDGYNSNLPGKDLTPDTDRNEVEHCTQMGEMSDRSADEGDDDLFEHDDFASTPPKYTMTEKWIMDYQKRKYGENEKKVLEQQSAHKRMSASYQKLKESVSSSEDLTAKTKSVIELKKLQLLSLQRRVRSEFLSDFFKPNTADLERVKAVKKHRHGRRVKQLEKIEQKMKEERQKRIRERQKEFFADIESHRERLEDSFKAKRERLKGFNRYIKEFHKRKERIHREKLDRIQREKINLLKNNDVEGYLRMVQDAKSDRVKQLLRETEKYLQKLGAKLRGDSSMDGRSYVSGKGVTANDVEDESYQPQNYLESNEKYYQLAHSVKEIVNDQPTYLNGGKLREYQMNGLRWLVSLYNNNLNGILADEMGLGKTVQVISLLCYLMETKNDRGPFLVVVPSSVLSGWVSELNFWAPSINKIAYFGPPEERRRLFKEMIVQQKFNVLLTTYEYLMNKHDRPKLSKIQWHYIIIDEGHRIKNASCKLNADLKLYRSSHRLLLTGTPLQNNLEELWALLNFLLPNIFNSSEDFSQWFNKPFESNGDNSADEALLSEEENLLIINRLHQVLRPFVLRRLKHKVESELPGKIERLVRCEASAYQKLLMTRVEDNLGGIGAVKVRSVHNSVMELRNICNHPYLSQLHVEEIEGHLPRHYLPSIVRLCGKLEMLDRLLPKLKATGHRVLLFSTMTRLLDVMEDYLVWKKYQYLRLDGHTSGHERGALIDRFNDPDSPAFIFLLSIRAGGVGVNLQAADTVIIFDTDWNPQVDLQAQARAHRIGQKKEVLVLRLETVRTVEEQVRASAEHKLGVANQSITAGFFDNNTSAEDRREYLESLLRECKKEESAPVLDDDALNNILARSEDEIDIFESIDKQRLDDEMAVWLKVVQDGSVSGLDPSVLPPRLVSDDDLKPFCHAMKIYESSNVKNVKVNVRKKGELGGLDTKHYGRGKRAREVRSYEDQWTEEEFEKLCQAESPDSPQPGGALKDIDISKESKLEVPAESSIDPKESSIDPVEAKTVPVLAVPDSSPPVLSVPDSSPAKRRRGRPRRSDVSVSPVMSPAKAVQQEAGTTLGSSAPASTIDSAAPTATIHSTGPDVTTHSAAPVAAIKPVIGTEVKATAFVAAVPTATMKPEIGTEVTDHVVLEGSIAKEVGPAVESGHDPVAASAAPHPPAPATSRGRKTQAVETPRRRGRKPKTLSSSSAGDVNTNPVVAIGSGPASVGSPYPQGDMPSSHASLMSRFQKDLVTGRPVTSLPEGVKGISAPEGTTPVAEGKHTGTAISLDNASSLMPKIIHNEKVGFVQASSEQVFSASVPTLTAVSGGILKASHVLLADKPAEKQSASRRRRKKAPGGEDTGVSTRQRAAMKKSDGIPGTTDNVGADMSTAEKLGAVNVKDGSSLQDTPKELPNINSPPYDKSGYDSQPRTPIAVPISEAAAPSGSGNAHVAYSDITPRIPTNPDVQDKPVNLHTGAPLAAASQPVAVCSVVTTTHSETVTEKPLLNPVSELANVQVEPPSSSLHNSGENISTVPSEVNSVAPSKASGRRRKGPASEPRTRSKAATAACERRARLAGSKQTSDARKLEISASPSTVVCVSSVEQQETALAEPLTAYVCEPQKNAESHVRGGMSTPMGILDAPKQIATQSITACTEETNSSLSTQTPALPISRKSNLSMGDKQGVGVDTIHGQTNMVLAAELASANDEHKLHEVHDKTADGNILQHSAAHDTLQDKTDSIAGLNLASRHRISDLEMEKDDSNTVMLPDCQTPFDASVKDSKDTLAPTEADVSDLQNEAAAIDVTSPKQDTMVVEALHTNSGGSASHLPAALRSTGSNQHAEGKGSSKNSGSKFFASGKKTEEMEGTLDKNTDHNLIQANANIALGRHSPSDDKREDSCAHVVDGGLSGSKQTLPEVVSAVNTDGSEEALNASSTHSNKDATLVCEVTKDPESHVSVSVLASAAMNAGDDCAEVHNVPSTHSERGGSMVEVDASRDDATSICEVRKDPESNVSGELSMPVGLAELELELPNQSKSSSQSSAVKADETKASINIQTTSLVESGEQKSPRNGAHEMELAGPKIECTIQMLSPDDKSSEAHSLAQREMVSGAEQASMKDDRENKMVDVIFLSGGEQETQRADVDLPTSPRYADCEGEKDHSPKTILAGSQSFCEASDKDVAPVKDDHTDPQSEVNVVDMNGTNQDSAETEAMQIDGVSKGSSSDLPAALRSTNSNQPAEQDGLENSPSISACPKENEKLEETSDEIGGGNSNRSRTDGDSHIMNLVGYSEDSDEDDSIQVADVGDVGCKETTHDDISAVARGAEPGDGPCTEPTCETAVHVPEAISEDGHGTTALGSVQVSTTEIKDLESGRCLEHGTGTPVVLQEGTAVATEPEAKKEVDEPTQNEDVEPAAIKPEAVEHAGTEADPSKEASIPPQEETAAVALVTGPEQNEEADAPTQVEPVAIVPDSMEHASTQVDQSIETAVRLPDETSVIPGTEPEEKKVEASPQEDNVGAVAAEPEPAGTQENAEVSTQPSPMEIELAQETAMLGEAETRQQLPLPSAEGVIAEASEPPSTEVTAMKEPELLSTEPAPDGENAKLGEAEAEQLSQQPSSCEAMAVTGELPSTAGAKTDGTSDVVASPAVVGEEVLNTETAPDGKNPRPSEADTAQSPPLPEEGKAVAATEPANLEEAEANDGK encoded by the exons ATGGCTTCATCACAGCATGTTGAAGTGGAGGCTGCGAAGCTACTTCAAAAACTCATTCTGGAATCAAAGGATGAGCCCGCTAAATTAGCAACAAAACTTTACGTG ATATGTCAACATATGAAGTTAAGTGGAAAAGAGCAGTCTCTTCCCTATCAGGTCATATCTAG GGCCATGGAGACTGTTGTAAGTCAACATGGAATTGATATGGATGCATTGCGATCATCACGAGTTCCATTTGCCGGCGGTCCACAAGCAGTAGATTCTAGTGGCCTTATGTCTAAGGACAAGGAGGTCATTGGTGGTCAGTCTTCCATGGTTGGAAGTGATGCATCCCAGAGCAGCGGTCAAGCTGCATTATGGCATTTGCCACCAG GTTCGGCAGATATGGCAAGGCCTGGGGTGTATATTCCAGGCAGGGTTCCAGCAGGACAAAATAGGGGTGATGTCACAGGATCTGATATTCATCAAGGCTCCATGTCGCAAAAGAGTGGCCGGTCCTCTGGAGTCGAAAGCCCTGCAAGTCTGCAAATGGAGGACACTAGATCTATGAATTCACATGATTCTTTGAAGTCCGATGAAAAAACAAGCAAGAAAGCTTCCTCTTCCAAGAGAAAAAGGATGGACTCAAAAGCAGCAGGGGATATGCAATCTGAAGAAAATTCAAAATCAGATGGTATCTCAAGTGGACAAAATATTAGAAAAAGGAAACAGGTTGGCAAAGCTGGTGCACAAGGTCAGCCCTCCAGGGGAGCTGAGCCTGAGCAATCACATATACTGCAAGGTGCTACTGCTCAGGTGCCACCCTTACCTGGTGGTGCATCATTTTTCAGGGCTCACCAGGAAGGTCCACCAGCTTCTGCTGGGAGGACTATTGACAATACTAAACCATCAAACCCGTTCGCAATGTCACAAGTTTCAAATTTTGCTGAAGGGCTGGCTTCTGGTAGTATCCCCACTGAGTTGCAGAAAAGTATACTGGGAGGAACAAATATGTTTAACACTGGTTTTGGCTGGAATCAAAGTTCACAAGGTTCAGCTATTAAGAATACTCAAGGTTCTGTTGCCAACTTAATGCGGCCAGGAGTTAATGTTGAAG GGAAAATTAATGTAGGGTCACAAGGAGCTTTTAACCCTACTCCCACATCGCAGATGGATTTCCCCAAAATCCCTCCTTACATGTCTTCTTCCTTTGGAGGTGGCTCACAGTTTCTGGACAAGGGCAAGGACTCGGCTTCTGGCAATACCGGCACTGAACTTCATTCTGCTGCTAAAGTTGGAGTTAACATGGGGATTGTGCAT GGCAGTCCAATTCAAGAAAGGCAAAATATTACCAGAGCACCACAGAGGGCCGAATCATCTTTGCAAGAAGCCAGATTGTCTTCGCTCCCGAATAGAAATGTTGGGCCATATCAAACGTCTCACATCTCTCCAAACACACCTTTCAAAGAACAACAGTTAAAGCAGCTCCGAGCACAGTGCTTAGTATTTCTTGCATTCAG AAATAATATGCAGCCCAGAAAGGTGCACCTTGAAATTGCCTTAGGTGGAGGCCCCACTGCAGAGG GTGGCGGCGCAGGTCAGGGAGGTAATGAGAGCAGAGTGGCTGATGGTTCTGTAAGGGAAAACGGAAACAGTCAGGAAAACTCTGCTATTTTCGGCAGCCAAAGTGATATGTCTAGACTCCCGTCCACATCCGCAGGCAGCATTGCAGAGGCTGATTCTTCACTGAAGGACTCGGAAATTAAGAAGAAGATCAATATAGCTGAACATGAGAAGTCATCGATGGAAATAGAAAATATCCAGCAAGCTGTTATGCAGGGAACTGGTTCAAGTTCTGAAATGCGCTCCCAAGAAATAGCATCCCCTGTGCCATCTGGACCACAGCAGTCATACTTTCAGGGAGATAAAAGAAGAAATGCCCCTGAGACCTACAGGACGGATGCAGAAAATTTGAACAGGAATTTAAGTTTCGGAGGCCAGGGACCATCTTCTTTGGGTGGTAATAGACAACATCCAAATTTTGAAGCTGGTGTCTTGACCAAAGATCGATTACAGGATGAAGCATCTAAAGAATCATATCCACCTTCGAGGCTTCATCACATGCCTATCGATGGTTACAACTCCAATTTACCAGGAAAGGATCTAACTCCAGATACAGATAGAAATGAGGTTGAACATTGTACCCAGATGGGGGAGATGTCTGATCGATCAGCTGATGAAGGAGATGACGATCTATTTGAGCATGATGATTTTGCATCAACTCCTCCAAAATACACAATGACTGAAAAATGGATCATGGATTATCAAAAGAGAAAATATGGAGAAAATGAAAAGAAGGTATTAGAGCAGCAGAGCGCACATAAAAGGATGTCAGCATCCTATCAGAAGTTAAAG GAAAGTGTTAGTTCATCTGAAGATCTTACTGCAAAGACAAAGAGTGTCATTGaattgaaaaagcttcaacttctCTCACTTCAACGTCGTGTGCGCAG TGAATTCTTGTCAGACTTTTTCAAGCCTAATACAGCTGATTTGGAGCGTGTAAAAGCAGTAAAGAAACACCGGCATGGACGCCGTGTGAAACAGCTTGAAAAAATTGAACAGAAAATgaaggaggaaaggcaaaaaagaatACGCGAGAGGCAAAAAGAGTTCTTTGCTGATATAGAGTCTCACAG AGAGAGACTGGAGGATAGTTTCAAGGCTAAAAGAGAGCGTCTAAAGGGTTTCAATCGATATATAAAAGAGTTCCACAAGAGGAAAGAGCGAATTCATCGGGAGAAGCTGGATAGGATCCAGCGGGAGAAAATTAACTTGCTTAAGAACAATGATGTCGAAGGGTATCTTAGGATGGTCCAG GATGCAAAATCTGACCGTGTTAAGCAACTACTACGGGAGACTGAGAAATATCTACAGAAACTTGGGGCCAAATTACGAGGTGACAGCTCAATGGACGGCCGTTCTTATGTTTCTGGTAAGGGCGTCACTGCAAACGATGTTGAAGACGAGAGCTACCAGCCGCAG AATTATCTTGAGAGCAACGAGAAGTACTATCAGTTGGCCCACAG tGTGAAGGAGATTGTAAATGACCAGCCTACTTATCTTAATGGTGGGAAATTGCGGGA GTACCAGATGAACGGTTTGCGTTGGCTGGTTTCATTGTACAATAATAATTTGAATGGAATTTTAGCTGACGAGATGGGGCTTGGTAAAACAGTTCAA GTAATCTCTTTGTTGTGCTACCTTATGGAAACAAAAAATGACCGGGGCCCATTTCTTGTGGTTGTACCATCCTCTGTTCTTTCTGGATGGGTATCTGAACTCAACTTCTGGGCACCTAGTATAAATAAAATTGCTTATTTTGGTCCTCCAGAAGAAAGGCGCAGACTGTTCAA AGAGATGATTGTTCAACAGAAGTTCAATGTCCTTTTGACAACATATGAGTACTTGATGAACAAACATGATAGGCCAAAACTAAGCAAAATACAGTGGCACTATATAATAATCGATGAAGGGCACCGTATAAAGAATGCGTCTTGTAAGCTCAATGCTGATCTGAAGCTTTATCGGAGTTCTCATCGGCTATTGCTGACAGGAACACCTTTGCAG AATAATCTTGAGGAGCTGTGGGCACTTTTGAACTTTCTGTTGCCCAATATATTTAACTCATCCGAAGATTTCTCTCAGTGGTTTAACAAACCATTTGAAAGCAATGGTGATAACTCAGCTGATGAG GCCTTACTTTCAGAGGAGGAAAACTTGCTGATCATAAACCGTCTTCACCAAGTTCTTCGGCCCTTTGTACTCCGAAGACTTAAGCATAAG GTTGAAAGTGAATTGCCAGGGAAGATTGAAAGACTTGTAAGATGCGAGGCATCAGCTTATCAGAAACTTCTGATGACAAGGGTGGAAGACAACCTTGGTGGAATTGGAGCAGTTAAG GTCCGCTCGGTGCACAATTCTGTCATGGAATTGAGGAACATATGCAACCATCCATACCTTAGCCAGCTTCATGTTGAGGAG ATTGAGGGTCATCTACCTAGGCACTACCTGCCATCTATTGTGAGGCTGTGTGGGAAACTTGAGATGTTGGACAGATTGCTACCCAAACTCAAAGCTACTGGCCATAGG GTTCTACTTTTTTCTACAATGACAAGATTGCTTGATGTGATGGAGGATTATCTGGTATGGAAAAAGTATCAGTACCTTCGGTTAGATGGACACACTTCTGGGCATGAGAGAGGAGCACTTATTGATAGATTTAATGATCCTGATTCTCCAGCTTTCATTTTTCTGCTAAG TATCCGAGCAGGAGGCGTTGGTGTCAATCTTCAAGCAGCTGATACTGTCATCATATTTGATACTGATTGGAATCCTCAG GTTGACTTGCAAGCACAGGCTAGAGCCCACAGAATTGGTCAAAAGAAGGAGGTTCTTGTTTTACGTTTAGAAACT GTCCGAACTGTAGAAGAGCAAGTCAGGGCTTCGGCAGAACATAAATTAGGCGTTGCTAATCAGAGTATAACTGCTGGATTTTTTGACAACAACACAAG TGCTGAAGATCGGAGGGAGTATCTTGAGTCACTTCTACGTGAGTGTAAAAAGGAAGAATCAGCTCCAGTGTTAGATGATGATGCTCTGAATAATATTCTTGCCCGCAG CGAAGATGAGATCGACATATTTGAATCTATTGACAAGCAAAGACTAGATGATGAAATG GCTGTATGGCTAAAGGTTGTTCAGGATGGTTCAGTTAGTGGGCTAGACCCCTCAGTATTGCCACCCCGCCTTGTGTCTGATGATGATCTGAAGCCCTTCTGTCATGCTATGAAGATTTACGAGTCTTCAAATGTAAAAAATGTGAAGGTAAATGTGAGGAAGAAGGGCGAGCTTGGTGGCCTTGATACAAAGCATTACGGAAGGGGAAAACGTGCTCGTGAG GTCCGGTCTTATGAGGATCAATGGACCGAagaagaatttgaaaaactttgTCAGGCTGAATCTCCTGACTCACCTCAACCTGGTGGTGCATTGAAGGATATAGATATCTCTAAAGAGAGTAAGTTGGAGGTACCTGCAGAAAGTTCAATAGACCCAAAAGAAAGTTCAATAGATCCAGTTGAAGCCAAAACGGTACCAGTCCTGGCTGTTCCAGACTCCTCACCACCAGTCCTGTCTGTTCCAGACTCCTCACCAGCTAAGCGGCGAAGAGGTAGACCTAGAAGGTCAGACGTTTCAGTATCTCCTGTTATGTCCCCAGCAAAAGCTGTCCAACAAGAGGCAGGAACTACACTTGGCAGTTCTGCACCAGCAAGTACCATCGATTCTGCAGCACCAACTGCTACCATCCATTCTACTGGTCCAGATGTTACCACCCATTCTGCTGCACCAGTTGCTGCCATCAAACCAGTTATTGGTACAGAAGTTAAGGCTACTGCTTTTGTTGCTGCTGTACCAACTGCTACCATGAAACCCGAGATTGGTACTGAAGTTACGGACCATGTTGTTTTGGAAGGGTCTATAGCAAAGGAAGTTGGTCCGGCGGTAGAGAGCGGTCATGACCCAGTAGCTGCCAGTGCAGCCCCTCATCCACCAGCTCCTGCTACGTCTAGAGGCAGAAAGACCCAAGCAGTTGAAACCCCTCGCAGACGAGGCCGTAAACCAAAAACTCTTTCCTCATCTAGTGCTGGTGATGTTAATACAAACCCTGTGGTTGCAATTGGTAGTGGACCTGCTTCTGTGGGTTCTCCATACCCTCAAGGGGATATGCCCTCAtcacatgcaagtctcatgtcaagATTTCAGAAGGATTTGGTTACAGGTAGGCCTGTTACGTCATTGCCAGAGGGAGTTAAGGGCATCTCCGCCCCTGAAGGTACGACACCTGTTGCCGAAGGTAAACACACTGGAACTGCAATAAGCTTGGACAATGCCAGCTCACTAATGCCAAAGATCATTCACAACGAAAAAGTTGGATTTGTTCAAGCGAGCTCTGAGCAAGTTTTTTCTGCATCAGTACCTACTTTAACTGCCGTCTCAGGTGGAATATTGAAAGCATCACATGTTCTCTTGGCAGATAAGCCTGCAGAGAAGCAAAGTGCTTCACGCCGTCGCAGAAAGAAAGCGCCTGGTGGTGAGGATACTGGAGTAAGTACTAGGCAAAGAGCAGCTATGAAGAAATCTGATGGTATTCCTGGTACCACTGACAATGTTGGCGCGGACATGAGCACAGCTGAGAAGCTAGGAGCAGTGAATGTAAAAGATGGCAGTTCACTTCAAGATACTCCCAAGGAATTACCAAATATAAACTCTCCTCCATATGACAAGTCTGGGTATGACTCTCAACCAAGAACACCAATAGCAGTTCCCATTAGTGAAGCTGCAGCTCCTAGTGGTTCCGGTAATGCCCATGTTGCTTATTCTGATATAACTCCTAGGATACCTACCAATCCTGATGTTCAAGATAAACCAGTAAATCTGCACACAGGAGCACCTCTAGCCGCAGCCTCACAACCTGTTGCAGTGTGTTCTGTGGTCACTACCACACATTCTGAAACGGTTACTGAAAAACCATTGCTAAATCCTGTTAGTGAACTAGCAAATGTCCAGGTCGAACCACCTAGTTCTTCACTTCATAATTCAGGTGAGAACATCAGTACAGTGCCTTCAGAGGTCAATAGTGTCGCTCCCAGTAAGGCATCAGGTAGGAGGAGGAAAGGTCCTGCCTCTGAACCACGCACCAGAAGTAAAGCCGCAACAGCTGCATGTGAACGTCGTGCTCGATTAGCTGGATCAAAGCAGACAAGTGATGCGAGAAAATTAGAAATATCGGCAAGCCCAAGCACGGTGGTTTGTGTTTCTTCAGTTGAGCAACAGGAAACCGCCCTGGCAGAGCCTCTCACTGCTTATGTCTGCGAACCGCAGAAGAATGCTGAGAGTCATGTACGTGGTGGAATGTCTACTCCGATGGGGATACTAGATGCCCCAAAGCAAATTGCTACCCAGTCAATTACAGCATGTACTGAAGAAACAAATAGCAGTTTAAGCACTCAGACTCCTGCACTTCCCATATCCAGAAAAAGTAATCTTTCCATGGGTGACAAGcaag GTGTTGGAGTTGATACCATACATGGACAAACAAATATGGTTTTGGCTGCAGAACTGGCATCTGCAAATGATGAACATAAGCTGCATGAAGTACATGATAAGACTGCTGATGGTAATATACTCCAACACAGTGCGGCGCATGACACACTCCAGGATAAAACTGATAGCATTGCTGGTTTGAACCTAGCTTCTCGTCATAGAATTAGTGATTTGGAAATGGAAAAGGATGATTCTAATACAGTGATGTTACCAGACTGCCAAACCCCTTTTGATGCCTCAGTTAAGGATAGTAAGGATACTCTTGCCCCCACAGAAGCTGATGTCAGTGATCTGCAAAATGAGGCTGCTGCTATTGATGTGACTAGTCCTAAGCAAGATACTATGGTAGTTGAAGCACTGCACACTAATTCTGGAGGTTCTGCTAGTCATCTGCCTGCTGCTTTACGATCAACGGGCTCAAACCAGCATGCAGAAGGGAAAGGAAGTTCAAAGAACAGTGGCTCTAAATTTTTTGCATCTGGGaagaaaacagaggaaatggaAGGAACTTTGGATAAGAATACGGATCACAATCTTATTCAGGCAAATGCCAATATAGCTTTAGGAAGACATTCTCCTTCAGATGACAAAAGAGAGGACAGTTGTGcccatgtagttgatggtggcctGTCGGGAAGCAAACAAACTCTTCCTGAAGTCGTTTCTGCAGTAAACACTGATGGCTCTGAGGAAGCACTCAATGCTTCATCTACCCATTCGAATAAAGATGCCACCTTGGTTTGTGAAGTAACAAAGGATCCTGAGAGCCATGTATCAGTGTCTGTACTGGCCTCTGCTGCTATGAACGCTGGTGATGACTGTGCGGAAGTTCACAATGTTCCATCCACCCATTCTGAAAGAGGGGGCAGCATGGTAGAAGTTGATGCGTCTAGAGATGATGCTACCTCTATTTGTGAAGTACGCAAGGATCCTGAGAGTAATGTATCTGGTGAGTTGTCGATGCCAGTAGGGTTAGCGGAGCTCGAGTTAGAACTGCCAAACCAATCCAAATCTTCTAGCCAGTCTAGCGCAGTAAAGGCTGATGAAACAAAGGCCAGTATCAACATTCAGACTACTTCATTGGTAGAATCAGGAGAACAAAAATCACCCAGAAATGGTGCACATG agatggagttggctgggcctaaGATTGAGTGCACAATACAAATGCTGAGTCCTGATGATAAGA GTTCTGAGGCTCATAGTTTGGCACAACGCGAGATGGTTTCGGGTGCAGAACAAGCATCTATGAAAG ATGATAGAGAAAACAAGATGGTTGATGTTATATTTTTGTCTGGTGGGGAACAAGAAACACAGCGAGCTGATGTAGACTTGCCCACTAGTCCAAGATATGCAGATTGTGAGGGTGAAAAGGACCATTCCCCTAAAACTATTTTGGCAGGCAGCCAATCTTTTTGTGAAGCCTCAGATAAGGACGTTGCCCCAGTGAAAGATGATCACACTGATCCGCAAAGTGAAGTTAATGTTGTTGATATGAATGGTACCAACCAAGACTCAGCTGAAACCGAAGCTATGCAGATTGATGGTGTCTCCAAAGGATCTTCAAGTGATTTGCCTGCTGCTTTACGATCGACCAATTCAAATCAGCCGGCAGAACAAGATGGATTAGAGAATAGTCCCTCTATATCTGCTTGTCCGAAAGAAAATGAGAAATTGGAAGAAACTTCTGATGAAATTGGTGGTGGCAATTCCAATCGTAGTCGGACTGATGGTGATTCTCATATTATGAATCTAGTTGGTTATTCGGAAGACTCAGATGAGGACGATTCTATCCAGGTAGCTGATGTTGGTGATGTGGGATGTAAAGAAACTACTCATGATGACATCTCAGCTGTCGCTAGAGGAGCAGAACCAGGAGATGGACCCTGCACAGAGCCTACTTGTGAAACTGCTGTTCATGTGCCTGAAGCTATTTCTGAGGATGGTCATGGCACAACGGCCCTTGGCAGTGTCCAAGTGTCTACGACGGAAATAAAGGATTTGGAGAGTGGAAGATGTCTAGAACATGGAACAG GAACCCCTGTGGTTCTTCAGGAGGGAACTGCTGTCGCTACAGAACCAGAAGCAAAGAAAGAGGTCGACGAACCTACTCAAAATGAAGATGTTGAGCCGGCTGCCATAAAGCCAGAGGCAGTGGAGCATGCTGGTACAGAAGCTGATCCAAGTAAAGAAGCATCTATACCTCCACAAGAGGAAACCGCTGCTGTAGCCTTGGTTACAGGACCGGAACAAAATGAAGAAGCAGATGCACCTACTCAAGTCGAACCCGTTGCCATAGTGCCAGATTCCATGGAGCATGCTAGTACCCAAGTTGATCAAAGTATAGAAACAGCTGTGCGTCTCCCAGACGAAACTTCTGTTATACCTGGTACGGAACCAGAAGAGAAGAAAGTAGAGGCATCCCCCCAAGAGGATAATGTTGGAGCAGTTGCCGCAGAGCCAGAACCTGCTGGAACCCAGGAAAATGCAGAAGTTTCTACTCAGCCTAGTCCTATGGAGATAGAGTTGGCTCAGGAAACAGCTATGCTGGGAGAAGCTGAAACCAGGCAGCAACTGCCACTTCCGTCTGCCGAGGGCGTGATAGCCGAGGCTAGTGAACCTCCAAGCACAGAGGTGACTGCTATGAAGGAACCAGAGTTGCTGAGCACTGAACCAGCACCCGATGGTGAAAACGCGAAGCTTGGAGAAGCCGAAGCTGAACAGCTGTCGCAGCAACCTTCATCCTGCGAGGCTATGGCAGTCACAGGAGAGCTTCCTAGCACAGCGGGAGCGAAAACGGATGGAACTTCAGACGTGGTGGCGTCTCCTGCTGTCGTGGGAGAGGAGGTGCTCAACACTGAAACTGCACCTGATGGTAAAAATCCAAGGCCGAGCGAGGCTGATACGGCGCAGTCCCCACCTTTGCCGGAGGAGGGCAAGGCCGTGGCAGCTACTGAGCCTGCCAACCTTGAGGAGGCGGAGGCTAATGATGGAAAGTAG